The proteins below are encoded in one region of Saccopteryx leptura isolate mSacLep1 chromosome 1, mSacLep1_pri_phased_curated, whole genome shotgun sequence:
- the ZNF414 gene encoding zinc finger protein 414 isoform X2, producing the protein MSRSRTPDFRPHPRTERRAQVPPVLSREPGGRKWRRCECDPAATQGVAAASAGAAGAVETRGLAEPRMEEEPSGPTPAMLAAAEPSSSETHKEVSQGVAAAATSFSMGEESSPHQAATPLVRERGGPGGAQQGASSAPDSGQPGPGPNLGPSSTVSRTSEDLRPPRRRPPPGKRIPCSSPGCCLSFPSVRDLAQHLRTHCPPTQSLEGKLFRCSALSCTETFPSMQELVAHGKLHYKPNRYFKCENCLLRFRTHRSLFKHLHVCAEHAQSPAPPPPSALDKEPSVPERPLESDPASVPGLQFPLLEPFTTPAPSPTGPFLPYLNPAPFGLSPPRLRPFLAAAPGLPASSAAVWKKSQGTGGSPRRPQGGSDAPSGHAAPSRIVWEHTRGRYSCMQCAFSTASRPAMTLHLEDHRPIAPATPAPGQPRPDAGAGKAHGSAGVGKTGSPMQGAWPRLSCFLLCPTQTRARLHPRCRCCYQRGSVQFSRRSEPCCIVGGT; encoded by the exons ATGAGTCGGTCGAGGACCCCAGATTTCAGGCCCCACCCCCGCACGGAGCGCCGTGCGCAGGTCCCGCCCGTGCTCTCGCGAGAGCCGGGTGGCAGAAAATGGCGCCGATGTGAGTGTGATCCTGCAGCCACCCAGGGAGTCGCTGCAGCCTCAGCCGGAGCCGCAGGAGCTGTGGAAACAAGAGGCCTAGCTGAGCCGAGGATG GAGGAGGAACCCTCTGGGCCCACCCCAGCCATGCTGGCCGCTGCAGAGCCCAGCTCCAGTGAGACCCACAAGGAAGTGTCCCAGGGTGTGGCTGCTGCAGCCACCTCCTTCTCCATGGGAGAGGAATCAAGTCCTCACCAGGCAGCCACACCCCTGGTGAGGGAACGTGGAGGGCCTGGAGGGGCCCAGCAGGGTGCCTCCTCAGCCCCAGACAGTGGCCAGCCTGGCCCTGGACCCAACCTTGGCCCAAGCAGCACAGTCTCCAGGACCAGTGAGGACCTGCGGCCTCCCAGGCGACGCCCACCACCAG GAAAGCGGATACCCTGCTCCAGCCCTGgctgctgcctcagtttcccaagcGTTCGTGATTTGGCACAACATCTGCGTACCCACTGCCCACCCACACAGTCCCTGGAAG GCAAGCTCTTCCGCTGTTCCGCCCTGAGCTGCACCGAGACCTTTCCCAGCATGCAGGAACTGGTAGCCCATGGCAAGCTGCACTACAAACCCAATCGCTACTTCAA GTGTGAGAACTGCCTCCTGCGCTTCCGCACGCACCGCTCGCTCTTCAAGCATCTGCATGTTTGCGCCGAGCATGCGCAGAGCCCAGCCCCGCCGCCACCCAGTGCCCTCGACAAGGAGCCGTCGGTGCCCGAGCGCCCCTTGGAGTCCGACCCTGCGTCGGTGCCAGGCCTGCAGTTCCCGCTGCTCGAGCCCTTCAcgacccctgccccttcccccaccGGGCCTTTTCTACCCTACCTGAACCCCGCGCCCTTTGGCCTAAGCCCCCCACGCCTGCGCCCCTTCCTGGCCGCCGCGCCTGGGCTGCCGGCCTCCAGCGCCGCTGTCTGGAAAAAGAGCCAAG GTACAGGCGGCAGTCCTAGAAGACCCCAGGGCGGCTCTGACGCGCCCTCAG GGCACGCGGCCCCAAGCCGCATCGTGTGGGAGCACACGCGTGGCCGCTACTCCTGCATGCAGTGCGCCTTCTCTACGGCCTCGCGGCCCGCCATGACCCTACACTTGGAGGACCACCGCCCCATCGCCCCCGCGACCccggcgcctgggcagccgcgcCCTGACGCCGGGGCGGGTAAGGCCCACGGGAGCGCGGGGGTGGGTAAGACGGGTTCCCCGATGCAAGGGGCGTGGCCAAGACTCAGCTGCTTCCTCCTTTGCCCCACCCAGACCCGGGCCCGCTTGCACCCACGGTGTCGCTGCTGCTATCAAAGGGGGAGTGTCCAGTTTTCTCGCCGCTCTGAACCCTGCTGCATAGTGGGTGGGACATGA
- the ZNF414 gene encoding zinc finger protein 414 isoform X4: MSRSRTPDFRPHPRTERRAQVPPVLSREPGGRKWRRCECDPAATQGVAAASAGAAGAVETRGLAEPRMATPLPASPLPGDGDETGTQSALIPCPPLMEEEPSGPTPAMLAAAEPSSSETHKEVSQGVAAAATSFSMGEESSPHQAATPLVRERGGPGGAQQGASSAPDSGQPGPGPNLGPSSTVSRTSEDLRPPRRRPPPGKRIPCSSPGCCLSFPSVRDLAQHLRTHCPPTQSLEGKLFRCSALSCTETFPSMQELVAHGKLHYKPNRYFKCENCLLRFRTHRSLFKHLHVCAEHAQSPAPPPPSALDKEPSVPERPLESDPASVPGLQFPLLEPFTTPAPSPTGPFLPYLNPAPFGLSPPRLRPFLAAAPGLPASSAAVWKKSQGTGGSPRRPQGGSDAPSGHAAPSRIVWEHTRGRYSCMQCAFSTASRPAMTLHLEDHRPIAPATPAPGQPRPDAGAGPHKPSPPFSSLETQDIL; the protein is encoded by the exons ATGAGTCGGTCGAGGACCCCAGATTTCAGGCCCCACCCCCGCACGGAGCGCCGTGCGCAGGTCCCGCCCGTGCTCTCGCGAGAGCCGGGTGGCAGAAAATGGCGCCGATGTGAGTGTGATCCTGCAGCCACCCAGGGAGTCGCTGCAGCCTCAGCCGGAGCCGCAGGAGCTGTGGAAACAAGAGGCCTAGCTGAGCCGAGGATG GCCACGCCCCTGCCGG CTAGCCCCCTGCCTGGGGATGGAGACGAGACAGGAACTCAGTCTGCCCTCATCCCCTGCCCTCCCTTGATG GAGGAGGAACCCTCTGGGCCCACCCCAGCCATGCTGGCCGCTGCAGAGCCCAGCTCCAGTGAGACCCACAAGGAAGTGTCCCAGGGTGTGGCTGCTGCAGCCACCTCCTTCTCCATGGGAGAGGAATCAAGTCCTCACCAGGCAGCCACACCCCTGGTGAGGGAACGTGGAGGGCCTGGAGGGGCCCAGCAGGGTGCCTCCTCAGCCCCAGACAGTGGCCAGCCTGGCCCTGGACCCAACCTTGGCCCAAGCAGCACAGTCTCCAGGACCAGTGAGGACCTGCGGCCTCCCAGGCGACGCCCACCACCAG GAAAGCGGATACCCTGCTCCAGCCCTGgctgctgcctcagtttcccaagcGTTCGTGATTTGGCACAACATCTGCGTACCCACTGCCCACCCACACAGTCCCTGGAAG GCAAGCTCTTCCGCTGTTCCGCCCTGAGCTGCACCGAGACCTTTCCCAGCATGCAGGAACTGGTAGCCCATGGCAAGCTGCACTACAAACCCAATCGCTACTTCAA GTGTGAGAACTGCCTCCTGCGCTTCCGCACGCACCGCTCGCTCTTCAAGCATCTGCATGTTTGCGCCGAGCATGCGCAGAGCCCAGCCCCGCCGCCACCCAGTGCCCTCGACAAGGAGCCGTCGGTGCCCGAGCGCCCCTTGGAGTCCGACCCTGCGTCGGTGCCAGGCCTGCAGTTCCCGCTGCTCGAGCCCTTCAcgacccctgccccttcccccaccGGGCCTTTTCTACCCTACCTGAACCCCGCGCCCTTTGGCCTAAGCCCCCCACGCCTGCGCCCCTTCCTGGCCGCCGCGCCTGGGCTGCCGGCCTCCAGCGCCGCTGTCTGGAAAAAGAGCCAAG GTACAGGCGGCAGTCCTAGAAGACCCCAGGGCGGCTCTGACGCGCCCTCAG GGCACGCGGCCCCAAGCCGCATCGTGTGGGAGCACACGCGTGGCCGCTACTCCTGCATGCAGTGCGCCTTCTCTACGGCCTCGCGGCCCGCCATGACCCTACACTTGGAGGACCACCGCCCCATCGCCCCCGCGACCccggcgcctgggcagccgcgcCCTGACGCCGGGGCGG GGCCACACAAgccatctcctcccttctcctccttggAAACACAAGACATCCTGTGA
- the ZNF414 gene encoding zinc finger protein 414 isoform X3 has product MSRSRTPDFRPHPRTERRAQVPPVLSREPGGRKWRRCECDPAATQGVAAASAGAAGAVETRGLAEPRMATPLPASPLPGDGDETGTQSALIPCPPLMEEEPSGPTPAMLAAAEPSSSETHKEVSQGVAAAATSFSMGEESSPHQAATPLVRERGGPGGAQQGASSAPDSGQPGPGPNLGPSSTVSRTSEDLRPPRRRPPPGKRIPCSSPGCCLSFPSVRDLAQHLRTHCPPTQSLEGKLFRCSALSCTETFPSMQELVAHGKLHYKPNRYFKCENCLLRFRTHRSLFKHLHVCAEHAQSPAPPPPSALDKEPSVPERPLESDPASVPGLQFPLLEPFTTPAPSPTGPFLPYLNPAPFGLSPPRLRPFLAAAPGLPASSAAVWKKSQGTGGSPRRPQGGSDAPSGHAAPSRIVWEHTRGRYSCMQCAFSTASRPAMTLHLEDHRPIAPATPAPGQPRPDAGADPGPLAPTVSLLLSKGECPVFSPL; this is encoded by the exons ATGAGTCGGTCGAGGACCCCAGATTTCAGGCCCCACCCCCGCACGGAGCGCCGTGCGCAGGTCCCGCCCGTGCTCTCGCGAGAGCCGGGTGGCAGAAAATGGCGCCGATGTGAGTGTGATCCTGCAGCCACCCAGGGAGTCGCTGCAGCCTCAGCCGGAGCCGCAGGAGCTGTGGAAACAAGAGGCCTAGCTGAGCCGAGGATG GCCACGCCCCTGCCGG CTAGCCCCCTGCCTGGGGATGGAGACGAGACAGGAACTCAGTCTGCCCTCATCCCCTGCCCTCCCTTGATG GAGGAGGAACCCTCTGGGCCCACCCCAGCCATGCTGGCCGCTGCAGAGCCCAGCTCCAGTGAGACCCACAAGGAAGTGTCCCAGGGTGTGGCTGCTGCAGCCACCTCCTTCTCCATGGGAGAGGAATCAAGTCCTCACCAGGCAGCCACACCCCTGGTGAGGGAACGTGGAGGGCCTGGAGGGGCCCAGCAGGGTGCCTCCTCAGCCCCAGACAGTGGCCAGCCTGGCCCTGGACCCAACCTTGGCCCAAGCAGCACAGTCTCCAGGACCAGTGAGGACCTGCGGCCTCCCAGGCGACGCCCACCACCAG GAAAGCGGATACCCTGCTCCAGCCCTGgctgctgcctcagtttcccaagcGTTCGTGATTTGGCACAACATCTGCGTACCCACTGCCCACCCACACAGTCCCTGGAAG GCAAGCTCTTCCGCTGTTCCGCCCTGAGCTGCACCGAGACCTTTCCCAGCATGCAGGAACTGGTAGCCCATGGCAAGCTGCACTACAAACCCAATCGCTACTTCAA GTGTGAGAACTGCCTCCTGCGCTTCCGCACGCACCGCTCGCTCTTCAAGCATCTGCATGTTTGCGCCGAGCATGCGCAGAGCCCAGCCCCGCCGCCACCCAGTGCCCTCGACAAGGAGCCGTCGGTGCCCGAGCGCCCCTTGGAGTCCGACCCTGCGTCGGTGCCAGGCCTGCAGTTCCCGCTGCTCGAGCCCTTCAcgacccctgccccttcccccaccGGGCCTTTTCTACCCTACCTGAACCCCGCGCCCTTTGGCCTAAGCCCCCCACGCCTGCGCCCCTTCCTGGCCGCCGCGCCTGGGCTGCCGGCCTCCAGCGCCGCTGTCTGGAAAAAGAGCCAAG GTACAGGCGGCAGTCCTAGAAGACCCCAGGGCGGCTCTGACGCGCCCTCAG GGCACGCGGCCCCAAGCCGCATCGTGTGGGAGCACACGCGTGGCCGCTACTCCTGCATGCAGTGCGCCTTCTCTACGGCCTCGCGGCCCGCCATGACCCTACACTTGGAGGACCACCGCCCCATCGCCCCCGCGACCccggcgcctgggcagccgcgcCCTGACGCCGGGGCGG ACCCGGGCCCGCTTGCACCCACGGTGTCGCTGCTGCTATCAAAGGGGGAGTGTCCAGTTTTCTCGCCGCTCTGA
- the ZNF414 gene encoding zinc finger protein 414 isoform X5 yields the protein MEEEPSGPTPAMLAAAEPSSSETHKEVSQGVAAAATSFSMGEESSPHQAATPLVRERGGPGGAQQGASSAPDSGQPGPGPNLGPSSTVSRTSEDLRPPRRRPPPGKRIPCSSPGCCLSFPSVRDLAQHLRTHCPPTQSLEGKLFRCSALSCTETFPSMQELVAHGKLHYKPNRYFKCENCLLRFRTHRSLFKHLHVCAEHAQSPAPPPPSALDKEPSVPERPLESDPASVPGLQFPLLEPFTTPAPSPTGPFLPYLNPAPFGLSPPRLRPFLAAAPGLPASSAAVWKKSQGTGGSPRRPQGGSDAPSGHAAPSRIVWEHTRGRYSCMQCAFSTASRPAMTLHLEDHRPIAPATPAPGQPRPDAGAGKAHGSAGVGKTGSPMQGAWPRLSCFLLCPTQTRARLHPRCRCCYQRGSVQFSRRSEPCCIVGGT from the exons ATG GAGGAGGAACCCTCTGGGCCCACCCCAGCCATGCTGGCCGCTGCAGAGCCCAGCTCCAGTGAGACCCACAAGGAAGTGTCCCAGGGTGTGGCTGCTGCAGCCACCTCCTTCTCCATGGGAGAGGAATCAAGTCCTCACCAGGCAGCCACACCCCTGGTGAGGGAACGTGGAGGGCCTGGAGGGGCCCAGCAGGGTGCCTCCTCAGCCCCAGACAGTGGCCAGCCTGGCCCTGGACCCAACCTTGGCCCAAGCAGCACAGTCTCCAGGACCAGTGAGGACCTGCGGCCTCCCAGGCGACGCCCACCACCAG GAAAGCGGATACCCTGCTCCAGCCCTGgctgctgcctcagtttcccaagcGTTCGTGATTTGGCACAACATCTGCGTACCCACTGCCCACCCACACAGTCCCTGGAAG GCAAGCTCTTCCGCTGTTCCGCCCTGAGCTGCACCGAGACCTTTCCCAGCATGCAGGAACTGGTAGCCCATGGCAAGCTGCACTACAAACCCAATCGCTACTTCAA GTGTGAGAACTGCCTCCTGCGCTTCCGCACGCACCGCTCGCTCTTCAAGCATCTGCATGTTTGCGCCGAGCATGCGCAGAGCCCAGCCCCGCCGCCACCCAGTGCCCTCGACAAGGAGCCGTCGGTGCCCGAGCGCCCCTTGGAGTCCGACCCTGCGTCGGTGCCAGGCCTGCAGTTCCCGCTGCTCGAGCCCTTCAcgacccctgccccttcccccaccGGGCCTTTTCTACCCTACCTGAACCCCGCGCCCTTTGGCCTAAGCCCCCCACGCCTGCGCCCCTTCCTGGCCGCCGCGCCTGGGCTGCCGGCCTCCAGCGCCGCTGTCTGGAAAAAGAGCCAAG GTACAGGCGGCAGTCCTAGAAGACCCCAGGGCGGCTCTGACGCGCCCTCAG GGCACGCGGCCCCAAGCCGCATCGTGTGGGAGCACACGCGTGGCCGCTACTCCTGCATGCAGTGCGCCTTCTCTACGGCCTCGCGGCCCGCCATGACCCTACACTTGGAGGACCACCGCCCCATCGCCCCCGCGACCccggcgcctgggcagccgcgcCCTGACGCCGGGGCGGGTAAGGCCCACGGGAGCGCGGGGGTGGGTAAGACGGGTTCCCCGATGCAAGGGGCGTGGCCAAGACTCAGCTGCTTCCTCCTTTGCCCCACCCAGACCCGGGCCCGCTTGCACCCACGGTGTCGCTGCTGCTATCAAAGGGGGAGTGTCCAGTTTTCTCGCCGCTCTGAACCCTGCTGCATAGTGGGTGGGACATGA
- the ZNF414 gene encoding zinc finger protein 414 isoform X1: protein MSRSRTPDFRPHPRTERRAQVPPVLSREPGGRKWRRCECDPAATQGVAAASAGAAGAVETRGLAEPRMATPLPASPLPGDGDETGTQSALIPCPPLMEEEPSGPTPAMLAAAEPSSSETHKEVSQGVAAAATSFSMGEESSPHQAATPLVRERGGPGGAQQGASSAPDSGQPGPGPNLGPSSTVSRTSEDLRPPRRRPPPGKRIPCSSPGCCLSFPSVRDLAQHLRTHCPPTQSLEGKLFRCSALSCTETFPSMQELVAHGKLHYKPNRYFKCENCLLRFRTHRSLFKHLHVCAEHAQSPAPPPPSALDKEPSVPERPLESDPASVPGLQFPLLEPFTTPAPSPTGPFLPYLNPAPFGLSPPRLRPFLAAAPGLPASSAAVWKKSQGTGGSPRRPQGGSDAPSGHAAPSRIVWEHTRGRYSCMQCAFSTASRPAMTLHLEDHRPIAPATPAPGQPRPDAGAGKAHGSAGVGKTGSPMQGAWPRLSCFLLCPTQTRARLHPRCRCCYQRGSVQFSRRSEPCCIVGGT, encoded by the exons ATGAGTCGGTCGAGGACCCCAGATTTCAGGCCCCACCCCCGCACGGAGCGCCGTGCGCAGGTCCCGCCCGTGCTCTCGCGAGAGCCGGGTGGCAGAAAATGGCGCCGATGTGAGTGTGATCCTGCAGCCACCCAGGGAGTCGCTGCAGCCTCAGCCGGAGCCGCAGGAGCTGTGGAAACAAGAGGCCTAGCTGAGCCGAGGATG GCCACGCCCCTGCCGG CTAGCCCCCTGCCTGGGGATGGAGACGAGACAGGAACTCAGTCTGCCCTCATCCCCTGCCCTCCCTTGATG GAGGAGGAACCCTCTGGGCCCACCCCAGCCATGCTGGCCGCTGCAGAGCCCAGCTCCAGTGAGACCCACAAGGAAGTGTCCCAGGGTGTGGCTGCTGCAGCCACCTCCTTCTCCATGGGAGAGGAATCAAGTCCTCACCAGGCAGCCACACCCCTGGTGAGGGAACGTGGAGGGCCTGGAGGGGCCCAGCAGGGTGCCTCCTCAGCCCCAGACAGTGGCCAGCCTGGCCCTGGACCCAACCTTGGCCCAAGCAGCACAGTCTCCAGGACCAGTGAGGACCTGCGGCCTCCCAGGCGACGCCCACCACCAG GAAAGCGGATACCCTGCTCCAGCCCTGgctgctgcctcagtttcccaagcGTTCGTGATTTGGCACAACATCTGCGTACCCACTGCCCACCCACACAGTCCCTGGAAG GCAAGCTCTTCCGCTGTTCCGCCCTGAGCTGCACCGAGACCTTTCCCAGCATGCAGGAACTGGTAGCCCATGGCAAGCTGCACTACAAACCCAATCGCTACTTCAA GTGTGAGAACTGCCTCCTGCGCTTCCGCACGCACCGCTCGCTCTTCAAGCATCTGCATGTTTGCGCCGAGCATGCGCAGAGCCCAGCCCCGCCGCCACCCAGTGCCCTCGACAAGGAGCCGTCGGTGCCCGAGCGCCCCTTGGAGTCCGACCCTGCGTCGGTGCCAGGCCTGCAGTTCCCGCTGCTCGAGCCCTTCAcgacccctgccccttcccccaccGGGCCTTTTCTACCCTACCTGAACCCCGCGCCCTTTGGCCTAAGCCCCCCACGCCTGCGCCCCTTCCTGGCCGCCGCGCCTGGGCTGCCGGCCTCCAGCGCCGCTGTCTGGAAAAAGAGCCAAG GTACAGGCGGCAGTCCTAGAAGACCCCAGGGCGGCTCTGACGCGCCCTCAG GGCACGCGGCCCCAAGCCGCATCGTGTGGGAGCACACGCGTGGCCGCTACTCCTGCATGCAGTGCGCCTTCTCTACGGCCTCGCGGCCCGCCATGACCCTACACTTGGAGGACCACCGCCCCATCGCCCCCGCGACCccggcgcctgggcagccgcgcCCTGACGCCGGGGCGGGTAAGGCCCACGGGAGCGCGGGGGTGGGTAAGACGGGTTCCCCGATGCAAGGGGCGTGGCCAAGACTCAGCTGCTTCCTCCTTTGCCCCACCCAGACCCGGGCCCGCTTGCACCCACGGTGTCGCTGCTGCTATCAAAGGGGGAGTGTCCAGTTTTCTCGCCGCTCTGAACCCTGCTGCATAGTGGGTGGGACATGA